In Amycolatopsis jiangsuensis, the following proteins share a genomic window:
- a CDS encoding phosphotransferase enzyme family protein, which produces MSDGRFTPGKLRRVLTSTCERLELDPSGAQLLRFTNNAVYALVRAPVVVRIVGSTRLRHRVGTVVRVAEHFARHGIPAVRLLEGVDQPMHVDGHLVTVWHRVPVTGPPASPAQLAELLHRVHDLAPPAGLVEWTPLRTVRARVQDAEELAESDRRFLLARCAEVEDRLAGLDFPLATGFVHGDAYPGNLIPGPDGPVLCDFDSSCVGPPEWDLTPLAVGRERFGDPPWQYAEFARAYGFDVTAWSGFAVLRAVRELKLTTSVLPILRSHPPVRSELRRRLADLRSGRTDTQWARYR; this is translated from the coding sequence GTGTCCGACGGGCGGTTCACGCCCGGGAAGCTCCGCCGCGTGCTGACGTCGACGTGTGAGCGGCTGGAGCTGGACCCGTCCGGTGCGCAGTTGCTGCGATTCACCAACAACGCCGTGTACGCGCTGGTCCGCGCGCCGGTGGTGGTGCGGATCGTCGGCTCCACCCGGTTGCGTCACCGCGTCGGCACGGTCGTGCGCGTGGCCGAGCACTTCGCCCGGCACGGCATTCCCGCGGTGCGGTTGCTCGAGGGCGTCGACCAGCCGATGCACGTGGACGGGCATCTGGTCACGGTCTGGCACCGGGTCCCGGTCACCGGACCGCCCGCCTCGCCCGCGCAGCTGGCCGAGCTGCTGCACCGGGTGCACGATCTGGCCCCGCCGGCCGGGCTCGTCGAGTGGACGCCGCTGCGTACGGTGCGGGCGCGCGTGCAGGACGCGGAGGAGCTGGCCGAGAGCGACCGGCGGTTCCTGCTGGCGCGCTGCGCCGAGGTCGAGGACCGGCTGGCCGGCCTGGATTTCCCGCTGGCCACGGGGTTCGTGCACGGGGACGCGTACCCGGGCAACCTGATCCCTGGCCCGGACGGTCCGGTGCTCTGCGATTTCGACTCGTCCTGCGTCGGCCCGCCGGAATGGGACCTGACGCCGCTCGCGGTCGGCCGTGAGCGGTTCGGGGATCCGCCGTGGCAGTACGCGGAGTTCGCCCGCGCGTACGGCTTCGACGTGACGGCGTGGTCCGGGTTCGCCGTGCTGCGTGCGGTGCGGGAGCTGAAGCTGACCACCAGCGTGCTGCCGATCCTGCGCAGTCATCCGCCGGTGCGGTCCGAACTGCGCCGGCGCCTCGCCGACCTGCGCAGCGGCCGTACGGACACGCAGTGGGCGCGCTACCGGTGA
- a CDS encoding helix-turn-helix transcriptional regulator, with translation MDASTGKGSGLPGAEVRPGSPVPAEAWEQPEMRSALAGREISAVYRLLRKHGVSQRQIAAMTGQSQSEVSEILKGRQVMAYDVLTRIADGLGVPRGYMGLAYDETTATRVVGAADGRQAEEDESVKRRRFLAHAAQVTMGAAVFGSESGTWSEAPARTPAPGRIGMTDVRQVEAATRALRSLDYQYGGGFCRDAVVAQLSWGQQMLDSSSAEPVKQRLFTAIADLHSLAGWTSFDTGLMDSARGHFAQALDLAKQGDSHPLVANVLYRMGRVYLHQDAPNDALKLFQLGQIAAQESGSELAVAVLCANEAWAYAMMGNEDQAVKLLGRSKDEFTRADVANAESWVKFFNETDVYAMTGTVHTVLAQKNPEHTKYAIPALTRAVDAYTDDMARSKTFMLSALATNHLLDGDIDHGAKVGAKAIDCAESIKSARVKDRMRPLQTEAERRRNNADARDLADRLKIFYAA, from the coding sequence ATGGACGCCAGTACTGGCAAAGGTTCCGGACTCCCCGGCGCCGAGGTCCGGCCGGGTAGCCCGGTCCCGGCCGAGGCATGGGAACAGCCCGAGATGCGGTCGGCCCTTGCCGGCCGCGAGATCAGTGCCGTGTACCGCCTGTTGCGCAAGCACGGGGTATCGCAGCGGCAGATCGCGGCGATGACCGGCCAATCGCAGTCCGAGGTGTCGGAGATCCTCAAGGGTCGCCAGGTCATGGCCTACGACGTGCTCACGAGAATCGCCGACGGCCTGGGTGTCCCCCGTGGATACATGGGTCTCGCCTACGACGAGACCACGGCGACCCGGGTCGTCGGCGCCGCCGACGGCCGGCAGGCTGAGGAGGACGAGTCCGTGAAGCGACGGAGGTTCCTCGCGCACGCCGCCCAGGTCACGATGGGTGCGGCGGTGTTCGGATCGGAATCCGGGACGTGGTCGGAAGCTCCCGCGCGCACGCCCGCCCCCGGGCGCATCGGCATGACCGACGTGCGCCAGGTGGAGGCGGCGACCAGGGCACTGCGCTCGCTCGACTACCAGTACGGCGGCGGGTTCTGCCGCGACGCCGTCGTCGCGCAGCTGAGCTGGGGCCAGCAGATGCTCGACTCCAGTTCCGCCGAGCCGGTCAAACAGCGCCTGTTCACCGCGATCGCCGATCTGCACAGCCTTGCGGGCTGGACCTCGTTCGACACCGGGCTGATGGACTCCGCGCGCGGACATTTCGCGCAGGCGCTGGACCTGGCCAAACAGGGCGACAGCCATCCGCTGGTGGCGAACGTGCTGTACCGGATGGGCCGGGTCTACCTGCACCAGGACGCGCCGAACGACGCGCTCAAGCTCTTCCAGCTCGGCCAGATCGCCGCGCAGGAATCCGGTTCCGAGCTGGCGGTCGCCGTGCTGTGCGCCAACGAGGCGTGGGCCTACGCGATGATGGGCAACGAGGACCAGGCGGTGAAGCTGCTCGGCCGGAGCAAGGACGAGTTCACCCGCGCCGACGTCGCCAACGCCGAGTCCTGGGTGAAGTTCTTCAACGAGACTGACGTCTACGCGATGACCGGCACCGTGCACACCGTGCTGGCGCAGAAGAACCCGGAGCACACCAAGTACGCGATCCCGGCGCTGACCAGGGCGGTCGACGCCTACACCGACGACATGGCGCGCAGCAAGACGTTCATGCTCAGCGCACTTGCCACCAACCACCTGCTCGACGGCGACATCGACCACGGGGCGAAGGTCGGGGCCAAGGCGATCGACTGCGCGGAGAGCATCAAGTCCGCGCGGGTCAAGGACCGGATGCGCCCGCTGCAGACGGAGGCCGAACGGCGCCGGAACAACGCCGATGCCCGGGACCTCGCCGACCGGCTCAAGATCTTCTACGCCGCCTGA
- a CDS encoding MFS transporter produces the protein MSETTAAGLPEALAEPVARVRAGWMSLLFVANIALWLGVYAPIQVLLPQQAELLDAAHKETVFGVVTGIGAAVALVANPAIGLLSDRTCSRFGRRHPWTVAGAVVGAAGLLVLAEAPNVVVMTVGWCLVQAGLNGMLATLMSGIADRVPVGQRAQVGGLVGIAQMLGTVLGAVVVVVMLDLAGLPLGYAACAAIVLVGAAAFVLRTPDARLPVAFRPSGRLREVLANLWVSPRRHPDFAWAWGCHFMINLGNAFGTLYLLFFLKDAVHYPDPDTGLLIMMGLYGVALVIGAVLAGHFSDASGRRKPYVLLSAAVMALAALLLVVWQTWPVALVASPLLGVGFGIYMAVALAMLTQVLPAAQDRAKDLGVVNIANSLPQVVAPLLTTLVLRWLGGYPGLFAVSAAATLLAAVLVTRVRSVR, from the coding sequence ATGAGTGAAACCACCGCGGCCGGCCTTCCCGAGGCGCTCGCCGAACCGGTCGCGCGCGTGCGGGCCGGGTGGATGAGCCTGCTGTTCGTCGCGAACATCGCGCTCTGGCTCGGCGTCTACGCACCGATCCAGGTGTTGCTTCCGCAGCAGGCCGAACTGCTCGACGCGGCGCACAAGGAGACCGTCTTCGGTGTGGTGACCGGGATCGGCGCGGCGGTCGCGCTGGTCGCGAACCCGGCGATCGGGCTGCTGTCGGACCGCACCTGTTCACGGTTCGGCCGCCGGCACCCGTGGACGGTCGCCGGCGCGGTGGTCGGCGCGGCCGGGCTGCTCGTGCTCGCCGAGGCGCCGAACGTCGTCGTGATGACCGTCGGCTGGTGCCTGGTGCAGGCCGGCCTCAACGGCATGCTCGCCACGCTCATGTCAGGGATCGCCGACCGGGTGCCGGTCGGACAGCGGGCGCAGGTCGGCGGCCTCGTCGGCATCGCGCAGATGCTCGGCACGGTCCTGGGCGCGGTGGTGGTCGTGGTGATGCTCGACCTGGCCGGGCTGCCCCTCGGGTACGCGGCGTGCGCGGCGATCGTGCTCGTGGGCGCGGCCGCGTTCGTGCTGCGCACGCCGGACGCGCGGCTGCCGGTGGCGTTCCGGCCGAGCGGCCGGCTGCGGGAGGTGCTGGCGAACCTCTGGGTCTCGCCGCGGCGGCACCCGGACTTCGCCTGGGCATGGGGCTGCCACTTCATGATCAACCTGGGCAACGCGTTCGGCACGCTGTACCTGCTGTTCTTCCTCAAGGACGCGGTGCACTACCCGGATCCGGACACCGGGCTGCTGATCATGATGGGGCTCTACGGCGTGGCGCTGGTGATCGGTGCGGTGCTGGCCGGGCACTTCTCGGACGCCTCCGGTCGGCGCAAGCCCTACGTGCTGCTGTCCGCGGCGGTGATGGCGCTGGCCGCGCTGCTGCTGGTGGTGTGGCAGACCTGGCCGGTCGCGCTCGTCGCGTCGCCGCTGCTGGGTGTGGGGTTCGGGATCTACATGGCGGTCGCGCTCGCGATGCTCACCCAGGTGCTGCCCGCCGCGCAGGACCGGGCGAAGGACCTTGGCGTCGTGAACATCGCGAACTCGCTGCCACAGGTGGTCGCGCCCCTGCTGACCACGCTGGTGCTGCGCTGGCTGGGCGGCTACCCCGGACTGTTCGCGGTGTCGGCCGCCGCGACGCTGCTGGCCGCGGTACTGGTCACGCGGGTCCGGTCGGTGCGCTGA
- a CDS encoding GH1 family beta-glucosidase — translation MNHPTFPPEFQWGVSTSAFQIEGATAEGGRGPSIWDTFTATGGKIARDEDAKVAADHYHRYPEDIALMADLGVGAYRMSFAWPRIQPDGTGKPNAEGLAFYDKLLDEVCAAGISPVGTLYHWDTPQALEDAGGWLSRDTADRFADYAAILAGHFADRVRQWIPLNEPMVMSIYGYGIGEYAPGQLLLLDALPTAHHQNLAHGLAVQALRAAGATGIGCANNHSPIWPAHDTPGDQAAAAWLDALLNRTFADPMLLGSYPEQVHPHLPENFADDLATIAQPLDFYGVNYYEPQGVTAPGEGNPLPFQLRAIEGYPMTSNDSPIVPEGLRELLVSFHARYREHLPPIQITENGCSFADEPGPDAAVHDPERIDFLANHLRAVREAMDAGVDVRGYFVWSLLDNFEWSKGYAPRFGLVHVDYETQRRTPKDSFAWYRKLVRHE, via the coding sequence GTGAACCATCCGACCTTCCCGCCCGAGTTCCAGTGGGGTGTCTCGACCTCGGCCTTCCAGATCGAGGGCGCCACGGCCGAGGGGGGTCGCGGACCGTCCATCTGGGACACCTTCACCGCGACCGGGGGCAAGATCGCGCGGGACGAGGACGCCAAGGTAGCGGCCGACCACTACCACCGCTACCCGGAAGACATCGCGCTGATGGCGGATCTCGGCGTCGGCGCCTACCGGATGTCGTTCGCGTGGCCGCGGATCCAGCCGGACGGGACCGGGAAGCCGAACGCCGAGGGGCTCGCGTTCTACGACAAGCTGCTGGACGAGGTCTGCGCGGCCGGGATCTCCCCGGTCGGCACCCTCTACCACTGGGACACCCCGCAAGCCCTCGAAGACGCCGGCGGCTGGCTCTCGCGTGACACCGCCGACCGGTTCGCCGACTACGCCGCCATCCTCGCCGGGCACTTCGCCGACCGGGTGCGGCAGTGGATCCCGCTCAACGAGCCGATGGTCATGTCGATTTACGGCTACGGCATCGGGGAATACGCCCCAGGGCAGCTGCTCCTGCTCGACGCCCTGCCCACCGCGCACCACCAGAACCTCGCGCACGGCCTCGCCGTGCAGGCCCTGCGGGCGGCGGGCGCGACCGGCATCGGGTGCGCGAACAACCACTCGCCGATCTGGCCCGCGCACGACACCCCTGGCGATCAGGCGGCCGCCGCCTGGCTCGACGCGTTGCTCAATCGGACCTTCGCCGATCCGATGCTGCTCGGCAGCTACCCGGAGCAGGTGCACCCGCACCTGCCGGAGAATTTCGCCGACGACCTGGCGACCATCGCGCAGCCACTGGACTTCTACGGCGTCAACTACTACGAACCGCAGGGCGTGACCGCACCCGGCGAAGGCAACCCGCTGCCGTTCCAGCTGCGCGCGATCGAGGGTTATCCGATGACCAGCAACGATTCGCCGATCGTGCCGGAAGGTCTGCGCGAGCTGCTGGTGTCGTTCCACGCGCGCTACCGCGAGCACCTGCCGCCGATCCAGATCACCGAAAACGGCTGCAGTTTCGCCGACGAACCCGGTCCGGATGCCGCGGTGCACGACCCGGAGCGGATCGACTTCCTGGCGAACCACCTGCGTGCCGTGCGCGAGGCGATGGATGCCGGCGTCGACGTGCGCGGATACTTCGTCTGGTCGTTGCTGGACAACTTCGAATGGTCGAAGGGCTACGCGCCGCGGTTCGGGCTCGTGCACGTGGACTACGAGACCCAGCGTCGTACGCCGAAGGACTCCTTCGCCTGGTACCGGAAGCTGGTGCGCCATGAGTGA
- a CDS encoding TetR/AcrR family transcriptional regulator, which yields MSVSGESPRNPVADTQAEPTPLRRKPVQQRSARRVEQMLDASARLIDEVGYDALTTTLIAKRAGVAVGSLYQFFPDKRAVVQALTQRNLERFVAAVNERLQELSPEHWWNIVDSVLDIYLQMHREVPGFSKVHFGDVIDLQLLDAERDNNSVIVDSLVEILRAQLDRPADELRFAIAIANETADALLKFAFRRDPQGDDRIVAEAKHVVKGYLASRFGE from the coding sequence ATGAGCGTTTCGGGAGAAAGTCCGAGGAACCCAGTGGCCGACACCCAGGCTGAGCCCACCCCGCTCCGGCGCAAGCCCGTGCAGCAGCGCAGCGCGCGGCGGGTGGAGCAGATGCTGGACGCCAGCGCGCGCCTGATCGACGAGGTCGGCTACGACGCGCTCACGACCACGCTGATCGCCAAGCGCGCCGGCGTCGCGGTCGGTTCGCTGTACCAGTTCTTCCCGGACAAGCGCGCGGTCGTGCAGGCCTTGACGCAGCGGAACCTGGAACGCTTCGTGGCCGCGGTGAACGAGCGGCTGCAGGAGCTCAGCCCGGAGCACTGGTGGAACATCGTGGACTCGGTGCTCGACATCTACCTGCAGATGCACCGTGAAGTCCCGGGCTTCTCGAAGGTGCACTTCGGCGACGTGATCGACCTGCAGCTGCTGGACGCCGAACGTGACAACAACTCGGTGATCGTCGATTCCCTGGTGGAGATCCTGCGGGCACAGCTCGACCGCCCGGCCGACGAACTGCGCTTCGCCATCGCGATCGCCAACGAGACCGCGGACGCGCTGCTGAAATTCGCCTTCCGCCGCGATCCACAAGGTGACGACCGGATCGTCGCGGAGGCGAAGCACGTGGTGAAGGGATACCTGGCCAGCCGTTTCGGGGAGTGA
- a CDS encoding amino acid deaminase/aldolase: MTSTAHGYDLATKDLDPPFAIVDLDAFDANADDLRRRAAGKPIRVVSKSVRCRALLERVLARDGFEGLMCYSLAEAVWHVEQGTTDDIVVAYPTADHEALRRLAADDRARAAIAIMVDSAEHLDLVDAALGHGHPEIRVCLELDASWRPVPGVHVGTRRSPVFTVRDAVSFAREIVARPGFALAGLMAYEGQIAGLGDAAGSGLQNRVISWMQRRSAAELARRRGAVVRAVRNLANLEFVNGGGTGSIETTGAEDVVTEIAAGSGLLAPTLFDGYTRFHPSPAALFALPVVRRPSRTVATLFSGGYIASGPAGPSRVPSPYLPEGLRLLGFEGAGEVQTPVTGAAARDLRLGDRVWLRHAKAGELAERFTDYHLLSGGQRERTVPTYRGEGQSFG; the protein is encoded by the coding sequence GTGACCAGCACCGCGCACGGGTACGACCTCGCGACCAAGGACCTGGATCCGCCGTTCGCGATCGTCGACCTGGACGCCTTCGACGCGAACGCCGACGACCTGCGCCGTCGTGCCGCGGGCAAGCCGATCCGGGTGGTCAGCAAGTCGGTGCGGTGCCGGGCGCTGCTGGAGCGGGTGCTCGCCCGCGACGGCTTCGAGGGGCTGATGTGCTACTCGCTGGCGGAGGCGGTGTGGCACGTCGAGCAGGGCACCACCGACGACATCGTGGTCGCCTACCCGACCGCCGACCACGAGGCACTGCGCCGGTTGGCCGCCGACGACCGCGCGCGGGCGGCGATCGCGATCATGGTCGATTCGGCCGAGCACCTCGACCTGGTCGACGCCGCGCTCGGGCACGGACACCCGGAGATCCGCGTGTGCCTGGAACTCGACGCGTCGTGGCGGCCGGTTCCCGGGGTGCACGTAGGAACGCGGCGCTCGCCGGTGTTCACCGTGCGCGACGCGGTGTCCTTCGCGCGCGAGATCGTGGCCCGTCCGGGTTTCGCGCTCGCCGGGCTGATGGCGTACGAGGGGCAGATCGCCGGTCTCGGCGACGCGGCGGGCAGCGGTCTGCAGAACCGGGTGATCAGCTGGATGCAGCGTCGTTCGGCGGCGGAGCTGGCCCGGCGCCGGGGCGCGGTGGTGCGTGCCGTACGGAATCTGGCGAACCTCGAGTTCGTCAACGGCGGTGGTACCGGAAGCATCGAAACCACCGGCGCGGAGGACGTGGTCACGGAAATCGCCGCAGGTTCGGGGCTGCTCGCGCCCACGCTGTTCGACGGCTACACGCGCTTCCACCCGAGCCCCGCCGCGTTGTTCGCGCTGCCCGTGGTGCGCCGCCCGTCCCGCACCGTTGCGACGTTGTTCTCCGGCGGCTACATCGCCTCCGGTCCGGCCGGTCCGTCACGGGTACCGTCGCCGTATCTGCCGGAAGGGTTGCGGCTCCTGGGTTTCGAGGGCGCCGGCGAGGTACAGACGCCGGTCACCGGCGCGGCAGCCCGCGACCTGCGCCTCGGCGACCGGGTGTGGCTCCGGCACGCGAAAGCGGGCGAGCTGGCCGAACGGTTCACCGATTACCACCTACTGAGCGGCGGTCAGCGAGAACGCACCGTGCCCACCTACCGCGGCGAGGGGCAAAGCTTCGGCTGA
- a CDS encoding D-arabinono-1,4-lactone oxidase, with the protein MTPWTNWAGTAKANPGRVHRPRSTAEISDVVRGVSTTGRRLRPLGSGHSFTAIAAADSDALDLTRWTGIEQVDLETHQVTVRAGTTLRRLNAALDGVGLAMTNLGDIDAQTIAGAISTGTHGTGARFGGISTQIVALQLVLADGSVVTCSADERPDLFHAARVGLGALGVISTVTLQCEPSFVLSAQERPEPLEQVLAGFDESAAANDHFEFYWFPYGRNALVKRNNRLPLDAERKPLSRARQFVDYDLTENVAFGGICRVGRRVPRLVRPLGGFAARVLSAREYSDLSHRVFVTHRGVRFVESEYAIPRESLHDVLAELRALVPRLADPVIFPVEVRVAAADDIWLSTAHGRDSAYIAIHQFTGMPYREYFAGFAAIADQVGGRPHWGKMHDLDVHTLRTRYPRFDDFLRVRKECDPAGIFTNTYLERVLGPA; encoded by the coding sequence ATGACTCCGTGGACCAACTGGGCCGGGACCGCCAAGGCGAATCCGGGCCGGGTGCACCGCCCGCGCAGCACGGCGGAGATCTCCGACGTCGTACGCGGGGTGTCCACCACGGGCCGCCGGCTGCGCCCGCTGGGCAGCGGGCACTCGTTCACCGCGATCGCAGCCGCCGATTCGGACGCGCTGGACCTCACCCGCTGGACCGGGATCGAGCAGGTCGACCTCGAAACACACCAGGTCACCGTGCGTGCGGGCACGACACTGCGCCGGCTCAACGCCGCACTCGACGGCGTCGGCCTCGCCATGACGAACCTCGGCGACATCGACGCGCAGACCATCGCCGGCGCGATCTCCACCGGTACCCACGGAACCGGCGCGCGGTTCGGCGGTATCTCCACCCAGATCGTCGCACTGCAGCTGGTGCTCGCGGACGGCTCGGTGGTCACCTGCTCGGCGGACGAGCGGCCCGACCTGTTCCACGCCGCGCGCGTGGGCCTCGGTGCGCTGGGGGTGATCAGCACGGTGACGCTGCAGTGCGAACCGTCGTTCGTGCTCTCCGCGCAGGAACGGCCCGAGCCGCTGGAGCAGGTGCTGGCCGGTTTCGACGAGTCCGCGGCGGCCAACGACCACTTCGAGTTCTACTGGTTCCCCTACGGCCGCAACGCCCTGGTCAAGCGCAACAACCGGCTGCCGCTGGACGCCGAACGCAAGCCGTTGTCGAGGGCGCGCCAGTTCGTCGACTACGACCTGACCGAGAACGTGGCGTTCGGCGGCATCTGCCGGGTCGGCCGGCGGGTCCCGAGGCTGGTGCGCCCGCTCGGCGGGTTCGCCGCGCGGGTGTTGTCCGCCCGGGAGTACTCCGACCTGTCGCATCGGGTCTTCGTGACCCACCGCGGGGTGCGGTTCGTGGAATCGGAGTACGCCATCCCGCGGGAAAGCCTGCACGACGTGCTCGCCGAACTGCGTGCGCTGGTCCCCCGCCTTGCCGACCCGGTGATATTCCCGGTCGAGGTGCGCGTGGCCGCGGCCGACGACATCTGGCTGTCCACGGCGCACGGCCGCGACAGCGCGTACATCGCCATCCACCAGTTCACCGGCATGCCCTACCGGGAGTACTTCGCCGGGTTCGCCGCGATCGCCGACCAGGTCGGGGGCCGCCCGCATTGGGGCAAGATGCACGACCTCGACGTGCACACGCTCCGCACGCGCTACCCGCGTTTCGACGATTTTTTGCGAGTACGCAAGGAATGCGACCCCGCAGGCATCTTCACCAACACCTATCTCGAGCGGGTGCTCGGACCGGCCTGA
- a CDS encoding ribose-phosphate diphosphokinase encodes MRDIAVFSGSAHPELAEEICTQLGVPLLPVRIDRFANDCLQVQLQANCRERDVFLIQPLVRPVQENLVELLLMLDAARGASAARVTVVMPHYSYARSDKKDAPRISIGARLVADLMVTAGANRVLTMTLHSPQVHGFFSVPVDHLHALHELARHFRRYDLSNTTVVSPDLGNAKEAAHFARLLGAKVAAGAKQRYADDRVEITSIIGEITGRDVIVLDDEIARGSTVLELLDRLREMEPRSIRVACTHGLFADQALARIGDQEDVLEIVCTNTVPIPDGERTGKLRVLSIAPALAEAMRRIHNGESVSSLFEPS; translated from the coding sequence GTGCGCGATATCGCGGTTTTCAGTGGCAGTGCTCATCCGGAACTCGCCGAGGAGATCTGCACCCAGCTCGGGGTGCCGCTGCTGCCGGTGCGGATCGACCGGTTCGCCAACGACTGCCTGCAGGTCCAGCTCCAGGCCAACTGCCGCGAGCGGGACGTTTTCCTGATCCAGCCGCTGGTCCGCCCGGTGCAGGAAAACCTGGTGGAGCTGCTGCTGATGCTCGACGCCGCCCGCGGCGCCTCGGCGGCACGGGTCACCGTGGTGATGCCGCACTACTCGTACGCGCGTTCGGACAAGAAGGACGCGCCGCGGATCTCCATCGGCGCCCGGCTGGTCGCCGATCTGATGGTGACCGCAGGGGCGAACCGGGTGCTGACGATGACCCTGCACTCGCCGCAGGTGCACGGATTCTTCAGCGTCCCCGTCGACCATCTGCACGCCCTGCACGAGCTGGCCCGGCACTTCCGCCGGTACGACCTGTCGAACACCACCGTCGTGTCACCCGACCTGGGCAACGCCAAGGAGGCCGCGCACTTCGCCCGGCTGCTCGGCGCGAAGGTCGCGGCCGGCGCCAAACAGCGTTACGCCGACGACCGGGTGGAGATCACCTCGATCATCGGCGAGATCACCGGCCGCGACGTGATCGTGCTCGACGACGAGATCGCCCGCGGCAGCACGGTGCTGGAACTGCTCGACCGGCTGCGGGAGATGGAGCCGCGGTCGATCCGGGTGGCCTGCACGCACGGGTTGTTCGCCGATCAGGCGCTGGCCCGGATCGGCGACCAGGAGGACGTGCTGGAGATCGTGTGCACCAACACCGTCCCGATCCCGGACGGGGAACGCACCGGAAAGCTGCGGGTCCTGTCGATCGCGCCCGCGCTGGCCGAGGCGATGCGGCGAATCCACAACGGAGAGTCGGTCAGCTCGCTGTTCGAACCGTCGTGA
- a CDS encoding SDR family oxidoreductase codes for MRVVIAGGHGQIALHLERLLAQRRDAPVGIVRNPDHEPELTAVGAETVVLDLEKSDVDTVAQVLQGADAAVFAAGAGPGSGESRKDTVDRGAAVLFAEAAGQAGVRRFVQVGSMGADNPDAPGLDPVFATYLRAKQAAEEDLKTRDLDWTILRPGALTNESGTGQVKIAEKTGRASVPREDVAAVLLALLDTPAAAGRTLELISGEDSIEDAVSAL; via the coding sequence ATGCGAGTCGTCATCGCCGGTGGACACGGTCAGATCGCCCTGCACTTGGAACGGCTGCTCGCGCAGCGGCGCGACGCACCCGTCGGCATCGTGCGCAACCCCGACCACGAACCGGAGCTGACCGCGGTCGGCGCCGAGACGGTGGTGCTCGACCTCGAGAAGTCCGATGTGGACACGGTCGCGCAGGTGCTGCAGGGCGCGGACGCCGCGGTGTTCGCCGCGGGCGCCGGGCCCGGCAGCGGTGAATCCCGCAAGGACACCGTCGACCGCGGCGCCGCGGTACTCTTCGCCGAGGCCGCCGGGCAGGCCGGGGTCCGCCGGTTCGTGCAGGTCGGTTCCATGGGCGCGGACAACCCGGACGCGCCCGGCCTCGACCCGGTGTTCGCCACCTATCTGCGGGCGAAGCAGGCCGCGGAGGAAGACCTGAAGACGCGCGATCTCGACTGGACGATCCTGCGGCCCGGCGCGCTCACCAACGAATCCGGCACCGGGCAGGTGAAGATCGCCGAGAAGACCGGCCGCGCGAGCGTTCCGCGTGAGGACGTGGCGGCAGTGCTGCTCGCCTTGCTCGACACCCCGGCCGCAGCCGGGCGCACACTCGAGCTGATCTCCGGCGAGGACTCGATCGAAGACGCGGTGTCCGCGCTCTAG
- a CDS encoding HpcH/HpaI aldolase/citrate lyase family protein, protein MRSPKDFFAPLAVGAPQPVRQIPVRPSRMIHFFDPGNEKMAAKIPSLTGTVDVLLGNLEDAVRADRKEAARAGLVSVARATDFGRTQLWTRVNSLDSPWVLDDLLTLVTEIGDKLDVIMVPKVEGAQDIHYVDRLLAQLEARAGLTEPLLVHAILETASGVANVEEIAGASPRMQGISLGPADLAASRRMKTTRVGGGHPGYLVRTDPAGEDLNSGRSTYQQDLWHYTVARMVDACAMHGILPYYGPFGDIRDVVACEDQFRNAFLLGCVGAWSLHPVQIDIAKKVFSPAPSDVAWARRVIAEMGDGTGAVMIDGKMQDDASVKQCRVVVELADELAAGDPELAAAYDAATKELQP, encoded by the coding sequence ATGCGTTCGCCGAAGGATTTCTTCGCCCCGCTCGCCGTGGGGGCGCCGCAGCCGGTGCGGCAGATTCCGGTACGGCCTTCGCGGATGATCCACTTCTTCGATCCCGGCAACGAGAAGATGGCGGCGAAGATCCCGTCGCTGACCGGCACGGTCGACGTGCTGCTCGGCAACCTCGAGGACGCCGTGCGCGCGGACCGGAAGGAGGCCGCGCGGGCCGGGCTGGTGTCGGTCGCCCGCGCCACCGACTTCGGGCGCACGCAGTTGTGGACCCGGGTCAACAGCCTTGATTCGCCGTGGGTCCTGGACGACCTGCTCACGCTGGTCACCGAGATCGGCGACAAGCTCGACGTGATCATGGTGCCGAAGGTCGAGGGTGCGCAGGACATCCACTACGTCGACCGGCTGCTGGCCCAGCTCGAGGCGCGTGCCGGGCTGACCGAACCGCTGCTGGTGCACGCCATCCTGGAAACCGCGAGCGGCGTGGCGAACGTCGAGGAGATCGCCGGCGCTTCGCCGCGCATGCAGGGCATCTCGCTGGGGCCGGCGGACCTGGCCGCGAGCCGCCGGATGAAGACCACCCGGGTGGGCGGCGGGCATCCGGGCTACCTGGTGCGCACCGACCCGGCCGGCGAGGACCTGAACTCCGGGCGGAGCACCTACCAGCAGGACCTGTGGCACTACACCGTGGCGCGGATGGTCGATGCCTGCGCGATGCACGGGATCCTGCCGTACTACGGGCCGTTCGGGGACATCCGCGACGTGGTGGCGTGCGAGGACCAGTTCCGCAACGCGTTCCTGCTCGGCTGCGTCGGCGCGTGGAGCCTGCACCCGGTGCAGATCGACATCGCGAAGAAGGTGTTCTCCCCGGCGCCGTCGGACGTGGCGTGGGCCCGGCGCGTGATCGCGGAGATGGGTGACGGCACCGGCGCGGTGATGATCGACGGGAAGATGCAGGACGACGCTTCGGTCAAGCAGTGCCGCGTGGTCGTGGAGCTGGCCGACGAACTGGCCGCGGGCGACCCGGAACTGGCCGCCGCGTACGACGCCGCGACGAAGGAGCTTCAGCCATGA